From the Thermomicrobiales bacterium genome, one window contains:
- a CDS encoding sigma-70 family RNA polymerase sigma factor → MVAAISPRLNRAIATVPVDASDAALVALAQTGSRAAFDLLVERHYPAIHRYLLRRCSSSDLADDLVQETFLDAWRDLDHLHDGDAIRQWLYRIARNNLMPTWRQRRVDSMDDLVERGAVSSASLRNADHAEDCVVREDVVHALNRLSGSACEALVLHTVIGMSSEEVGVHLGISREAAKKRIGRAKADFRKEYVPVW, encoded by the coding sequence ATGGTTGCTGCCATTTCGCCGCGCCTCAATCGCGCGATCGCGACAGTTCCTGTGGATGCGTCGGATGCGGCGCTGGTTGCGCTTGCGCAGACGGGCTCCCGCGCCGCATTCGACCTGCTGGTCGAGCGGCACTACCCTGCGATCCATCGCTACTTGTTGCGGCGGTGCTCCAGCAGTGATCTCGCCGACGATCTGGTGCAGGAGACGTTCCTCGACGCCTGGCGCGACCTCGATCACCTGCACGACGGCGATGCCATCCGTCAGTGGCTGTACCGCATCGCGCGCAACAACCTGATGCCGACCTGGCGGCAGCGCCGGGTTGATTCAATGGACGATCTCGTTGAGCGCGGCGCTGTGTCTTCCGCTTCGCTCCGCAACGCTGACCACGCTGAAGATTGCGTCGTGCGGGAGGATGTCGTTCATGCACTCAACCGCCTGAGCGGGTCCGCTTGTGAAGCGCTAGTCCTGCACACAGTCATCGGCATGTCGAGTGAGGAAGTCGGAGTGCACCTCGGCATCTCTCGGGAAGCTGCCAAGAAGCGGATCGGGCGCGCCAAGGCCGACTTTCGAAAGGAGTATGTGCCGGTATGGTGA